Proteins encoded within one genomic window of Halorussus salilacus:
- a CDS encoding sugar phosphate isomerase/epimerase family protein: protein MSVRTGYVTQTHTGAVSWREAVEQGERIGFDFVELYMDGSTERTALDAESVAEATDSAGLDLLVHLPFADLDLGTPRDRVREAALDEHRACIDAAASMGAEKAVLHASSHASPPEWTFNDVRPHLLDSVRELDGYAADRDVAVCVENLPSVRFTVHDFETVFAETDAAMTFDTGHARVDGMDAEEMAAFLDDRGDRVSHVHVNDAREDRDEHVPTGSGTTDFETALAPLREGWDGTVSAEVYTFDFDYLALSARKLSEFL, encoded by the coding sequence GTGAGCGTCCGGACGGGGTACGTGACCCAGACCCACACCGGAGCCGTCTCGTGGCGCGAGGCGGTCGAACAGGGCGAGCGCATCGGCTTCGACTTCGTGGAACTGTACATGGACGGCTCGACCGAGCGGACCGCCCTCGACGCCGAATCGGTCGCCGAGGCGACCGATTCGGCGGGACTGGACCTGCTGGTCCACCTGCCGTTCGCCGACCTCGACCTCGGGACGCCCCGCGACCGGGTCCGGGAGGCCGCCCTCGACGAGCACCGCGCCTGCATCGACGCCGCGGCGTCGATGGGCGCGGAGAAGGCGGTCCTCCACGCGAGCTCCCACGCGTCGCCGCCTGAATGGACGTTTAACGACGTTCGACCCCACCTGCTGGACTCGGTCCGCGAACTCGACGGGTACGCGGCCGACCGCGACGTGGCGGTCTGCGTCGAGAACCTCCCGAGCGTCCGATTCACGGTCCACGACTTCGAGACGGTGTTCGCCGAGACCGACGCCGCGATGACGTTCGACACCGGCCACGCCCGGGTCGACGGGATGGACGCCGAGGAGATGGCGGCGTTCCTCGACGACCGCGGCGACCGGGTGAGCCACGTCCACGTCAACGACGCCCGCGAGGACCGCGACGAACACGTCCCGACCGGGTCGGGGACGACCGACTTCGAGACCGCGCTCGCGCCCCTCCGCGAGGGCTGGGACGGAACGGTC